One Nodosilinea sp. FACHB-141 DNA segment encodes these proteins:
- the malQ gene encoding 4-alpha-glucanotransferase, which produces MSFQRASGVLLHPTSFPSRYGIGDLGPAAYTFVDFLAKSGQTLWQILPLGPTGYEHSPYIMNFSTFAGNPLLINLDQLAAEGLLEEDELMPLTDVDPEKVDFDKVIAHKTQYLKQAHERFLNARSPEQQAKFDQFCQEQASWLDDFVLFMALLEDHDGKSWNFWEPAIARREPEALQAQRERLKAQIQYHQFVQFKFFEQWQNLRQYANDKNIKIVGDISIYVCHNSSDVWAAPELFKLDPDTFEPAFIAGVPPDYFSETGQLWGNPVYNWDKAEKTNFAWWIKRFQVTLQYVDIVRVDHFRGFEAYWQVPAGEETAINGEWIEAPGEKFFTALGEALGTLPIMAEDLGIITPEVEALRDRFDFPGMRILMFAFGDDPNNAYLPHNYTRNTVVYPGTHDNDTAIGWWQQASDTEKQFVARYAGYNSPEAIEDINWLLIRMALASVADLAIIPLQDLLDLDGRSRMNDPSRNDGNWRWRYRSSALLTNALSDRLRTLTQLYSR; this is translated from the coding sequence ATGAGCTTTCAACGTGCCAGTGGTGTTTTACTGCATCCCACCTCGTTTCCCAGCCGCTACGGCATTGGGGATTTGGGCCCAGCCGCTTATACCTTTGTCGATTTTTTGGCGAAGAGTGGCCAAACGCTGTGGCAAATTTTGCCCCTGGGGCCCACTGGCTACGAGCATTCGCCCTACATCATGAACTTCAGCACCTTTGCGGGCAACCCGCTGCTGATCAATTTAGATCAGCTGGCCGCCGAGGGTTTGCTGGAGGAGGACGAGCTGATGCCTCTGACAGACGTCGATCCGGAGAAGGTCGATTTTGACAAGGTGATTGCCCACAAAACGCAGTATCTCAAACAGGCCCACGAGCGCTTTTTGAATGCGCGATCGCCCGAGCAGCAGGCCAAGTTTGACCAGTTCTGCCAAGAGCAAGCCTCCTGGCTAGATGACTTTGTGCTGTTTATGGCCCTGCTAGAGGACCACGACGGCAAAAGCTGGAATTTTTGGGAACCGGCGATCGCCCGCCGCGAACCGGAGGCGCTGCAAGCTCAGCGGGAGAGGCTGAAAGCCCAGATTCAATACCATCAGTTTGTGCAGTTCAAATTCTTTGAGCAGTGGCAGAATCTGCGCCAGTATGCCAACGACAAAAACATCAAAATTGTTGGCGATATTTCGATTTACGTGTGCCACAACAGCTCCGACGTTTGGGCCGCTCCCGAGCTATTTAAGCTCGACCCCGACACCTTTGAACCCGCCTTTATTGCTGGCGTGCCCCCCGACTATTTCAGCGAGACCGGCCAGCTCTGGGGCAACCCGGTCTACAACTGGGATAAGGCCGAAAAAACTAATTTTGCCTGGTGGATTAAGCGCTTTCAGGTGACCTTGCAGTACGTCGATATTGTGCGGGTCGACCACTTTCGCGGCTTTGAAGCCTACTGGCAGGTGCCAGCGGGCGAAGAAACAGCGATCAACGGCGAATGGATTGAAGCCCCCGGCGAGAAATTTTTCACTGCCCTGGGTGAAGCCCTGGGAACGCTGCCGATTATGGCGGAAGACCTGGGCATCATTACGCCTGAGGTTGAAGCGCTGCGCGATCGCTTCGACTTTCCCGGCATGCGCATTCTAATGTTTGCCTTTGGCGATGACCCCAACAACGCCTACCTGCCCCACAATTACACCCGCAACACCGTGGTCTACCCCGGCACCCACGACAACGACACGGCGATCGGCTGGTGGCAGCAGGCTAGCGACACCGAGAAACAGTTTGTGGCCCGCTATGCTGGCTACAACTCGCCCGAGGCGATCGAAGACATCAACTGGCTGCTGATTCGCATGGCGTTGGCCTCCGTGGCCGATCTGGCAATCATTCCGCTGCAAGACCTGCTGGACCTAGACGGGCGATCGCGCATGAATGACCCCAGCCGCAACGACGGCAACTGGCGCTGGCGCTACCGCAGTTCGGCGTTGCTGACCAATGCTTTGAGCGATCGCCTCCGGACCCTGACTCAGCTCTATAGTCGCTAA
- a CDS encoding glycosyltransferase family 4 protein codes for MINADSLSSGCNSQPAPRVVVYTDSLGMGGAEFSLGHLVAAVSRDIAITVLGVSATVVDAIASQRPGAEKIVLPPTGFTSIAAHLATLHRLRPDIVHLNLCTPWAGATGLAAALTLPQARVVRVDQLPLRTTDAIALWRTRSLSLRVDAHVAVGEASARRMEDFYALGRNTVISVPNGVPDVEVEPAPSPVLKEPMLVVGSVGRLDAMKAHDILLRAIAQVDDTHVVVWGDGAERQALEHLAQDLGIGDRVSLPGWVNNPRAHLPNVDIFVLPSRSEGFPLAIVEAMLAARPVIATRVGSVAEAVIEQETGLLIEKNDVMGLVNALRRLKNDAALREQMGQRGRAVAVAQFTAQAMAQRYEQIWRQLLASPRSPRLRVPRPRD; via the coding sequence ATGATCAACGCAGACTCGCTATCGTCTGGCTGTAATTCTCAACCTGCTCCGCGAGTTGTGGTCTACACAGATTCTTTGGGAATGGGGGGCGCGGAGTTTAGCCTAGGTCATTTGGTGGCAGCGGTGTCGAGGGATATTGCCATTACGGTGCTAGGGGTCTCGGCTACCGTGGTCGATGCGATCGCCAGCCAGCGGCCCGGTGCTGAAAAAATTGTCTTACCCCCTACAGGGTTTACCTCTATCGCCGCCCATCTCGCTACTCTGCATCGGCTGCGCCCCGACATTGTGCATCTCAATCTGTGTACACCCTGGGCTGGAGCGACGGGCCTGGCGGCGGCTCTGACTCTGCCCCAGGCGCGGGTCGTGCGGGTCGATCAGCTACCGCTGCGAACTACGGACGCGATCGCCCTATGGCGGACGCGATCGCTGTCGCTGCGGGTCGATGCTCACGTCGCGGTAGGCGAAGCCTCGGCCCGGCGAATGGAGGATTTCTATGCTTTGGGCCGCAACACGGTCATCTCTGTGCCCAACGGCGTGCCCGACGTCGAAGTTGAACCTGCCCCAAGCCCAGTCTTAAAAGAGCCCATGCTGGTGGTAGGCAGCGTGGGCCGCCTAGACGCGATGAAGGCCCATGATATTTTGTTGCGGGCGATCGCTCAGGTTGACGATACCCACGTGGTCGTGTGGGGCGATGGGGCAGAACGCCAAGCCCTGGAACATCTGGCTCAGGATCTGGGCATTGGCGATCGCGTTTCTCTGCCGGGATGGGTCAATAACCCTCGCGCCCACTTGCCCAACGTCGATATTTTTGTCTTGCCGTCGCGCTCTGAGGGTTTTCCCTTAGCCATTGTGGAAGCCATGCTGGCGGCCCGACCCGTGATTGCCACGCGCGTGGGCAGTGTAGCAGAAGCCGTGATTGAGCAGGAAACAGGGCTACTGATTGAGAAGAACGATGTCATGGGGCTAGTCAACGCCCTGCGTCGCCTCAAAAATGATGCTGCCCTGCGTGAGCAGATGGGTCAGCGGGGTCGAGCGGTGGCGGTGGCGCAGTTTACGGCTCAGGCGATGGCCCAGCGCTACGAACAGATTTGGCGACAGCTGCTGGCCTCACCGCGATCGCCCCGGCTACGGGTTCCCCGCCCCCGCGACTGA
- a CDS encoding HAMP domain-containing sensor histidine kinase, with protein MKIDFSTILNQKRDTIIELWINAVFNDQQIEATNELTFNAVRDSLPRVLESLAAMMADSEAENFETIDDASLEHGLIRAEQGFEPAEIAREYRLLRSVIFSELEADLVQAEPKDVLWAIRLIDAVIDEAIARCFDSYTQTRMEELDQLRAQMQLTNQELTRLVRASHDNMSKLTHELKTPLTSIIGYADLFLRQQQQTEIKDSYAHLESIERVLRSGRLLLRLINDTLQLQKGDGQIKLKLVTIDPHELIQSVIEIIEPLVRNKGLELKVACDRIPPVVQTDPLRLQQIITNLLSNAIRYTETGHVSIAAETLSDGRWSITVTDSGIGITEAEQKHIFEPYYRVSHRPTPDTEQGTGLGLAIVAQLVNLMQGEILVSSQSGQGSTFTVIFPIEQHGLKQGEPPAPSVAGAGNP; from the coding sequence GTGAAAATTGATTTCAGCACCATTTTGAATCAAAAACGCGACACGATTATTGAGTTGTGGATCAACGCGGTTTTTAACGATCAGCAAATTGAAGCCACCAATGAATTAACTTTCAATGCGGTCCGCGACAGTTTGCCCAGGGTGCTCGAATCTCTCGCCGCCATGATGGCCGACAGCGAGGCAGAAAATTTTGAGACTATCGATGATGCCAGTCTAGAACACGGGCTGATTCGCGCTGAGCAAGGGTTTGAACCGGCAGAAATTGCGCGCGAGTATCGTCTGCTGCGATCGGTGATTTTTTCAGAGCTAGAAGCCGATTTGGTGCAGGCCGAACCCAAGGATGTGCTGTGGGCGATTCGGCTGATTGATGCGGTAATTGACGAGGCGATCGCCCGCTGTTTTGACAGCTATACCCAAACCCGCATGGAGGAGCTAGACCAGCTCCGAGCTCAAATGCAGCTCACCAATCAAGAGCTGACGCGTTTAGTGCGGGCCAGCCACGACAACATGTCAAAACTGACCCACGAGCTTAAAACTCCGCTGACCTCAATTATTGGCTATGCCGACTTATTTCTGCGCCAGCAGCAGCAGACCGAAATCAAAGATTCCTATGCTCATCTAGAAAGTATTGAGCGCGTATTGCGCAGCGGTCGGCTTTTGCTGCGGTTGATCAACGACACTCTCCAACTTCAGAAAGGTGATGGCCAAATTAAGCTCAAGCTCGTCACGATCGACCCTCACGAGCTGATTCAGTCGGTCATCGAGATTATTGAACCGCTAGTGCGCAACAAGGGGTTGGAGCTGAAGGTGGCGTGCGATCGCATTCCCCCAGTGGTGCAAACTGACCCCCTGCGCCTACAGCAGATCATTACCAACCTGCTGAGCAACGCGATTCGTTATACTGAGACTGGCCATGTCTCTATTGCGGCCGAAACCCTGAGCGATGGCCGCTGGTCAATTACCGTCACCGACAGCGGCATCGGCATCACTGAGGCTGAGCAAAAACATATTTTTGAACCCTACTACCGGGTTAGCCATCGCCCTACACCTGATACCGAACAAGGCACAGGCTTGGGCCTAGCCATTGTGGCCCAGCTGGTGAATTTGATGCAGGGTGAAATTTTGGTGTCATCACAATCAGGCCAAGGCTCCACCTTTACGGTGATCTTCCCAATCGAACAGCATGGGCTTAAGCAGGGGGAGCCGCCCGCTCCGTCAGTCGCGGGGGCGGGGAACCCGTAG
- the treS gene encoding maltose alpha-D-glucosyltransferase has product MTLLANSATVGADIALLVGRLTLKNEPLWFKNAIIYEVPVRAFADSNGDGIGDFRGLTGKLDYLQDLGVTAIWLLPFFPSPLRDDGYDIADYVNVNPIYGTLDDFKDLLQAAHQRGIRVIIELIVNHTSDQHPWFQRARRSPKGSPERDFYVWSDTYEKYQEARIIFQDFETSNWTWDSVANAYFWHRFYSHQPDLNYDNPAVQQAVFDVMDFWLEMGVDGLRMDAVPYLYEREGTNCENLPETHAFLKKLRKHVDEKFPNRMLLAEANQWPEDAAAYYGDGDECHMNFHFPLMPRLFMALRMEDSFPIADILQQTPAIPDNCQWGLFLRNHDELTLEMVTDEDRDFMYRVYAQDPEMRVNLGIRRRLAPLLGNDRRQIELLNSLLLSLPGTPVLYYGDEIGMGDNVYVGDRNGVRTPMQWNFDRNAGFSNASPQRLFLPLIVEAEYHYATVNVEAQRANPSSLLNATKRLISMRNHFRALGSGDFQILHPDNRKVLAFTRTYEDERILVVANLSRFVQTVELDLPGLKGWVPVEIFGRTEFPPIDESPYFLSIGAYAVYWFMLKPQVVPLPEVKPKVELPMLQLAGAWPTAFSQLQSAQTRGFTASLEILLPQYLSSHPWFGGRTRTVQTARITEVIAIPYRDRHAQMLELQVDYIQGSPQTYVLFLAMAEGEKALRLLNEAPQSVVARLNLASSDNVAVLFDAIADKSFLTALLEGIAQHRVYENAAGKLVADTTALFAELSKGDPNPSLGEEPTGDGLPFEASLMKGFHNNTSIAYAKTGSVAAQNRLILKLFQKVEEGQHPDLEVRRFLDEHQHFTHIPSIAGTLTYHRPAAEPITIGLLQEFIPDTRSGWDYTLDHLRDYFDLVVMDQSDIAEAPMPVGSPLAMEPVAVDEPPTEVFFPLPYCPLPSVDSPIPACKAINSYLANMQLLGQRTAELHLALAVDADQPAFTPEPFTSLYQRSVYQYSRNLTGQVFLLLKNRLSTLPPETRALATLVLEQHDACLQQFQSVLNHKITALRTRYHGDYHLEQVLYTGKDFYIIDFEGDPARSLNERRMKRSPLRDVACMLQSFYYAVNVALDKEVESGMGQSDHHHQMEQWAEFWYRWVSSTFVKAYLATATRDSFLPKTQQELEVLLNNYLVEQAIYNLGRELTNRTNRINIPLRRILHLLKIAPEGALAEPRALKKA; this is encoded by the coding sequence ATGACGCTCCTGGCGAATTCCGCTACCGTGGGGGCGGACATTGCGTTGCTAGTGGGTAGGTTGACCTTGAAGAATGAGCCCCTGTGGTTTAAGAATGCCATCATCTACGAAGTGCCTGTGCGGGCCTTCGCCGACAGCAACGGCGACGGCATTGGCGACTTTCGCGGCCTGACTGGCAAGCTAGACTACCTTCAAGACCTAGGCGTCACCGCTATTTGGCTGCTGCCCTTCTTTCCGTCGCCGCTGCGAGATGACGGCTACGACATTGCCGACTATGTGAATGTCAACCCGATCTACGGCACCCTGGACGATTTTAAGGATCTGCTACAGGCGGCGCACCAGCGGGGCATTCGCGTCATTATTGAGCTGATCGTCAACCACACCTCCGACCAGCACCCCTGGTTTCAGCGGGCGCGGCGATCGCCCAAGGGCAGCCCCGAGCGCGATTTCTACGTCTGGAGCGATACCTACGAGAAATACCAGGAAGCGCGGATCATCTTCCAGGATTTTGAAACCTCCAATTGGACCTGGGACTCGGTGGCCAATGCCTATTTTTGGCACCGATTTTATTCCCACCAGCCCGACTTGAACTATGACAACCCGGCGGTGCAGCAGGCCGTGTTTGACGTCATGGATTTTTGGCTAGAAATGGGCGTTGACGGGCTGCGCATGGATGCCGTGCCCTACCTCTACGAGCGCGAAGGCACCAACTGCGAAAACCTGCCCGAAACCCATGCCTTTCTGAAAAAGCTGCGGAAGCACGTCGACGAGAAGTTTCCCAACCGCATGCTGTTGGCCGAGGCCAACCAGTGGCCTGAAGATGCCGCCGCCTACTATGGCGACGGCGACGAGTGCCACATGAACTTTCACTTTCCCCTGATGCCGCGCCTGTTCATGGCCCTGCGCATGGAGGACAGCTTTCCGATCGCCGATATTTTGCAGCAGACGCCTGCCATTCCTGACAACTGCCAGTGGGGCCTGTTTCTGCGCAACCACGACGAGCTGACGCTGGAAATGGTTACCGATGAAGACCGCGACTTTATGTATCGCGTCTATGCCCAAGACCCCGAAATGCGTGTGAACTTAGGCATTCGGCGGCGGCTGGCCCCGCTGCTGGGCAACGATCGCCGCCAGATCGAGCTGCTCAACAGCCTGCTGCTGTCGCTGCCGGGCACGCCTGTGCTCTACTACGGCGACGAAATTGGCATGGGCGACAACGTCTATGTGGGCGATCGCAACGGCGTGCGCACCCCCATGCAGTGGAACTTTGACCGCAACGCCGGCTTTAGCAACGCCAGTCCCCAGCGGCTGTTTTTGCCCCTGATCGTCGAGGCTGAGTACCACTACGCCACGGTCAACGTTGAGGCCCAGCGGGCCAACCCCAGCTCGCTGCTCAACGCCACCAAGCGGCTGATCTCCATGCGCAATCACTTTCGCGCCTTGGGCAGCGGCGATTTTCAAATTCTGCATCCCGACAACCGCAAGGTGCTGGCCTTTACCCGCACCTACGAAGACGAGCGGATTTTGGTGGTGGCAAACCTGTCTCGCTTTGTGCAAACCGTTGAGCTTGATCTACCGGGGTTGAAGGGGTGGGTGCCGGTCGAGATCTTTGGCCGCACCGAGTTTCCCCCCATCGATGAGTCGCCCTACTTCTTGAGCATTGGGGCCTACGCGGTCTACTGGTTTATGCTCAAGCCCCAGGTTGTGCCCCTACCCGAGGTCAAACCCAAGGTAGAGCTGCCGATGCTGCAGCTAGCGGGGGCTTGGCCTACGGCGTTTTCTCAGCTGCAATCGGCCCAGACGCGCGGGTTCACGGCGAGCTTAGAGATCCTGCTGCCCCAGTATTTGTCTAGCCACCCCTGGTTTGGCGGCAGAACCCGCACGGTGCAGACGGCTCGCATTACTGAAGTCATCGCCATCCCCTATCGGGATAGACATGCTCAGATGCTGGAGCTACAGGTCGATTACATCCAGGGCAGCCCCCAGACCTACGTGCTGTTTTTGGCGATGGCCGAAGGGGAGAAGGCGCTCCGTCTGCTCAATGAGGCCCCGCAGTCGGTGGTGGCACGACTCAATCTGGCCAGCAGCGACAACGTAGCGGTGCTATTTGATGCGATCGCCGACAAGTCGTTCTTGACCGCCCTGCTCGAAGGCATTGCTCAGCACCGAGTCTATGAAAATGCCGCCGGTAAGCTGGTGGCTGACACCACAGCCCTATTTGCTGAGCTGAGCAAGGGTGATCCCAACCCATCCCTGGGTGAGGAGCCAACGGGAGACGGCCTGCCCTTTGAAGCTTCGCTGATGAAAGGCTTCCACAACAACACGTCGATTGCCTACGCTAAGACCGGCAGCGTCGCCGCCCAAAACCGACTGATTCTCAAGCTCTTTCAAAAAGTTGAAGAGGGTCAGCACCCCGACTTGGAAGTGCGCCGCTTTTTGGACGAACACCAGCACTTTACCCACATTCCTTCGATCGCGGGCACGCTGACCTACCATCGCCCGGCGGCGGAGCCGATCACCATCGGTCTGCTGCAGGAGTTTATCCCCGACACCCGCAGCGGTTGGGACTACACCCTCGACCATTTGCGCGACTACTTCGACCTCGTGGTGATGGATCAGTCGGATATCGCTGAAGCGCCCATGCCGGTTGGGTCGCCCCTGGCAATGGAGCCAGTGGCCGTGGATGAGCCTCCGACCGAGGTCTTCTTCCCGTTGCCCTACTGCCCGCTGCCCTCCGTTGATTCTCCGATTCCGGCCTGTAAGGCGATCAACAGCTACCTGGCCAACATGCAGCTGCTGGGGCAGCGCACCGCTGAACTCCACCTGGCCCTGGCGGTGGATGCGGATCAGCCCGCCTTCACGCCGGAGCCCTTTACCTCGCTCTATCAGCGATCGGTCTACCAGTACAGCCGCAACCTGACCGGTCAGGTCTTTTTGCTGTTAAAGAATCGCCTGAGTACGCTGCCGCCGGAGACGCGAGCGCTCGCCACCCTGGTCTTAGAGCAGCACGATGCCTGTTTGCAGCAGTTTCAGTCGGTGTTAAACCACAAAATTACCGCTCTGCGGACTCGCTACCACGGCGACTATCACCTGGAGCAGGTGCTCTACACCGGCAAAGACTTCTACATCATTGACTTTGAAGGTGATCCAGCTCGCAGTCTCAACGAGCGCCGCATGAAGCGATCGCCCCTGCGCGATGTCGCCTGCATGCTGCAGTCGTTTTACTATGCCGTCAACGTTGCCCTCGACAAGGAAGTCGAGAGCGGCATGGGGCAATCCGACCATCACCATCAAATGGAGCAGTGGGCCGAATTTTGGTATCGCTGGGTCAGCAGCACCTTTGTTAAGGCCTACTTGGCTACCGCTACCCGCGATAGCTTTTTGCCCAAGACCCAGCAAGAGCTAGAGGTGCTGCTCAATAACTACCTGGTCGAGCAGGCAATCTACAACCTGGGCCGCGAGCTCACCAACCGAACCAACCGCATCAATATTCCTCTGCGCCGCATTCTTCATCTTCTGAAGATCGCCCCCGAGGG